Proteins found in one Gemmatimonadota bacterium genomic segment:
- a CDS encoding SH3 domain-containing protein codes for MRADGPAAVSNPDRRPEARGFRRLVAGFRNLVVGARHLVAGLGLAVLAIGLAAAGCAEDAVDRQTTELYRQGNLLYEGGKFAEASRTYERIIERGVRNGHVYYNLGNAYYKQDRIGLAILAYERATRLLPRDVDLHNNLDLAKERTTDQIAGEVPWFGRQALDGVTVNEATVAATSAGFLASLALVGFLLARRPRTRSAIGYALLVSCLVLLMAAGFLGIKIYDSLVNEEAIVLRPTAVVRTGPDVSSEPVFTLHEGAKVQLVEHRDDWLRIRLPDGKNGWLSQDDLEGI; via the coding sequence ATGCGCGCGGATGGCCCGGCGGCCGTCTCTAACCCGGATCGGAGACCGGAAGCCCGGGGTTTTCGACGCCTGGTCGCGGGTTTTCGAAACCTGGTCGTGGGGGCTCGACACCTGGTCGCGGGACTGGGCCTGGCCGTCCTGGCCATTGGCCTTGCGGCCGCTGGTTGCGCCGAAGACGCGGTGGACCGGCAGACCACGGAGTTGTACCGCCAGGGCAACCTGCTGTACGAGGGCGGGAAATTCGCGGAGGCCAGCCGGACGTACGAACGCATCATTGAACGCGGGGTACGCAATGGGCACGTGTATTACAACCTGGGGAACGCCTATTACAAGCAGGATCGGATCGGCTTGGCCATCCTGGCCTACGAGCGGGCGACCCGCCTCCTGCCCCGGGACGTGGACCTGCACAACAACCTGGACCTCGCGAAGGAACGGACGACGGACCAGATCGCGGGCGAAGTGCCGTGGTTCGGCCGGCAGGCGCTGGACGGCGTGACGGTGAACGAAGCCACGGTCGCCGCCACCTCGGCCGGATTCCTCGCGTCGCTGGCGCTGGTGGGCTTTCTGCTCGCGAGACGGCCGCGCACGCGGTCCGCGATTGGTTACGCGCTCCTGGTCTCCTGCCTCGTGCTGCTCATGGCCGCCGGGTTCCTGGGCATCAAGATCTACGACAGCCTGGTGAACGAGGAGGCGATCGTCCTGCGGCCGACGGCCGTGGTCAGAACGGGGCCCGACGTATCATCCGAACCGGTTTTCACGCTGCACGAAGGCGCCAAGGTCCAACTGGTCGAACACCGGGACGACTGGCTCCGAATCCGCCTGCCGGACGGAAAGAACGGCTGGCTGTCACAGGACGATCTCGAGGGCATCTGA
- a CDS encoding tetratricopeptide repeat protein → MSAILVILLFLGWQPAVKNARGNVLYQQEKYDEALAAYDEALAEDGENPALHYNRGNALYRSDQHPSAVQAYANAVDGEAPVGGRAQYNMGNSLYRMGLLKDSIEAYKAGLRIEPDDIDMKYNLEYVMRQLQQQEEQERRNAQDRQQDPEDQANQDAQDNRDDPDDPDDQNDPNDGGPEPDEEESPKAPPPPREGELSRAEAERLLNALNKDEQDIQRRLRRQQATQVNPEKDW, encoded by the coding sequence ATGAGCGCAATCCTGGTCATCCTGTTGTTTCTCGGCTGGCAGCCGGCCGTGAAGAACGCCCGCGGCAACGTACTGTATCAACAGGAAAAATACGATGAGGCGCTGGCGGCCTATGACGAGGCGCTGGCGGAGGACGGCGAGAACCCGGCACTGCATTACAACCGGGGCAACGCACTGTACCGCTCCGACCAGCATCCCTCGGCTGTACAGGCCTATGCGAACGCGGTAGACGGCGAGGCGCCGGTCGGTGGCCGGGCCCAGTACAACATGGGGAACAGCCTCTATCGCATGGGCCTGCTGAAGGATTCCATCGAGGCGTACAAGGCGGGCCTGCGGATCGAGCCGGACGACATTGACATGAAATACAACCTGGAATACGTAATGCGGCAGCTTCAGCAGCAGGAGGAACAGGAACGCAGAAACGCACAGGACCGGCAGCAGGATCCGGAGGATCAGGCTAACCAGGATGCCCAGGACAACCGGGATGACCCGGACGACCCGGACGACCAGAACGACCCGAACGACGGGGGACCGGAACCCGATGAAGAGGAAAGCCCGAAAGCGCCTCCGCCGCCCCGTGAAGGGGAACTGAGCAGGGCGGAAGCGGAACGCCTGCTGAACGCCCTGAACAAGGACGAGCAGGACATCCAGCGCCGGCTGCGCAGACAACAGGCCACGCAGGTCAATCCGGAGAAAGACTGGTAA
- the surE gene encoding 5'/3'-nucleotidase SurE, giving the protein MKLIVTNDDGIEAPGLLTLEGLASQWGEVVVVAPAEVQSGAAHQLTNNQPIRVDELGGRRYRVWGTPADCARLAVNQLATDGDWLLSGINNGGNLGVDVYESGTVAAAREGAIHGFKAMALSHYTADGRKIDWPLAAERLRPVLERLLREEPETGVFYNVNLPHPDHDKTRLEVKSTPVDTSPFRITFTPTEDGYLHKGNYHERHRKPGSDIDQCFSGHISLSMIRV; this is encoded by the coding sequence GTGAAACTGATTGTCACCAACGACGACGGCATCGAGGCACCGGGCCTGCTTACGCTCGAAGGCCTGGCGTCGCAGTGGGGTGAAGTGGTCGTGGTCGCCCCGGCGGAAGTACAGTCGGGCGCGGCACACCAGTTGACCAACAACCAGCCCATTCGCGTGGATGAACTCGGGGGCCGCAGGTACAGGGTATGGGGCACGCCCGCCGACTGTGCGCGCCTGGCGGTCAACCAGCTTGCGACCGACGGGGACTGGTTGCTGTCCGGTATCAACAACGGGGGCAATCTAGGGGTGGACGTCTACGAATCCGGCACGGTGGCCGCCGCCAGGGAGGGCGCCATCCACGGCTTCAAGGCCATGGCGCTGTCGCATTACACGGCGGACGGCCGGAAGATCGACTGGCCGCTGGCCGCGGAACGGCTGCGGCCGGTCCTGGAACGCCTGCTGCGCGAGGAACCGGAAACCGGGGTTTTCTACAACGTCAACCTCCCCCACCCGGATCACGACAAAACCCGCCTGGAGGTCAAATCCACTCCGGTGGACACGAGTCCCTTCCGCATCACGTTCACGCCGACCGAAGACGGTTACCTGCACAAAGGGAATTATCACGAACGGCACCGGAAGCCCGGCTCCGATATCGACCAGTGCTTCAGCGGGCATATCTCCCTGTCGATGATCCGGGTCTGA
- a CDS encoding sulfotransferase: MPIITIIGRGHSGTRAMSHTLYTSGVYMGRTINASGDKVPPHDLYDACRIFAKYVRWTGGTSWDFSEVLGMDIDPEFVEKVEAYLADVLENGAPFRGWKLPETTLIYPWIVRMYPDIRYIHWIRDPRDGILARHRTDDLGDFGIAYPDTADIRRQRAISWLYQYRLMKATPVPGHLVTVRFEDFVLKQEETLRRLEAYLDISLSRIVVRPEAVGRWKKAEGALPMDLLGEALVELGYDV; encoded by the coding sequence ATGCCCATCATTACCATTATTGGCCGGGGACACTCCGGCACGCGGGCCATGTCCCACACGCTATACACCAGCGGTGTCTACATGGGTCGGACGATCAACGCCTCGGGCGACAAGGTACCCCCGCACGACCTGTATGACGCCTGCCGGATCTTTGCGAAGTACGTCCGGTGGACCGGTGGCACTTCCTGGGATTTCTCAGAGGTGCTGGGAATGGACATCGACCCGGAATTCGTGGAGAAGGTGGAAGCCTACCTGGCGGATGTGCTGGAAAACGGGGCTCCTTTCCGCGGTTGGAAACTGCCGGAAACCACGCTCATCTATCCGTGGATCGTCCGCATGTATCCCGATATCCGGTACATCCACTGGATCCGGGACCCGAGGGACGGCATCCTCGCCCGGCACCGGACCGACGATCTCGGTGACTTCGGCATTGCGTATCCGGACACGGCGGACATCAGGCGGCAGCGGGCGATTTCGTGGCTGTACCAGTACCGGCTCATGAAGGCGACGCCGGTCCCCGGCCACCTCGTGACCGTCCGGTTCGAAGACTTCGTGCTGAAACAGGAAGAGACCCTCCGACGGCTTGAAGCCTATCTCGACATCTCCCTGAGCCGTATCGTCGTGCGGCCCGAAGCGGTGGGGCGGTGGAAGAAGGCCGAAGGCGCGCTCCCGATGGACCTTCTGGGCGAAGCGCTGGTGGAGCTGGGATACGACGTCTGA
- a CDS encoding protein BatD codes for MKRCMQTGLIVLLLLGARAVPGQEISVTAEVSRTRMTVDETLILTVSVSGSELGDVPKPVLPDMQPFIVIGSTSSSSSSFNLVNGKLSSSRSVRFIYQLKPRRTGTFVIDAAEVTLDGVAHETTPITIEVTPGAQGSSQPGATRAAPSGGSPSTAAGQSSAAGLSQDAAGTPDLEDTVYIRTNVDKRRAYLGEQVTVTYTLYTRLGLSNARYDVVPSYTGFWMEELFSAHHLDFKEEIIGGRRYAVAKLRDIALFPTVTGELKLEPLSMICDVQAERSRRSLFDSFLSDPFDTFFSNTRQIRVVSGEQTVQVLPLPGEGRPDGFRNAVGDFSLKAMVDQATTEVNQPVTLTIELTGEGNLKTVEDPELPPLGDFKEYQSGNRAEYASGRLRISGTKTWDHVLIPTVPGDHAIASLAFPFFDPDTDAYRVTTTEPITISVLPASGSQAAVVGMPRRSVVRQIREDIQYIKPETAYLGDQGEVLFRSTWYLLLHVLPVAAILATVLYRSHAHRLRRDTSFARRRRARSTAFGLLRRSREQLEQGALDQAFTGISNALYGYVADRCNLPTAGLTSPRVVELLRQRGVDEDTADLVRDCLDACDLARFAPTAHTAEHAGDLHDKARNGIETIESQLSRDR; via the coding sequence ATGAAACGGTGCATGCAGACCGGTCTCATCGTATTGCTGCTGCTCGGAGCACGGGCCGTGCCGGGTCAGGAAATCTCGGTCACGGCCGAGGTGAGCCGTACCCGGATGACGGTCGACGAGACGCTGATCCTGACGGTTTCAGTCTCCGGCTCCGAACTGGGCGATGTCCCGAAACCCGTCCTGCCCGATATGCAGCCGTTCATCGTCATCGGCAGCACGTCTTCCTCCTCCTCCAGCTTCAACCTGGTGAACGGCAAACTGTCCTCCTCCCGGTCCGTGCGGTTCATCTATCAGTTGAAACCCCGGAGGACGGGCACTTTCGTCATCGACGCGGCCGAAGTGACGCTTGACGGCGTCGCCCACGAAACGACGCCGATCACGATCGAGGTTACGCCGGGCGCACAGGGTTCTTCGCAACCGGGCGCAACACGTGCCGCGCCGTCCGGCGGTTCACCGTCTACGGCCGCGGGTCAGTCCTCAGCCGCGGGTCTATCGCAGGATGCCGCCGGCACGCCGGACCTGGAGGATACGGTCTACATCCGGACCAACGTGGACAAGCGGCGGGCCTACCTGGGCGAGCAGGTAACAGTGACCTATACGCTATACACCCGTCTGGGCCTGTCGAACGCCCGTTACGACGTGGTCCCCTCCTACACCGGCTTCTGGATGGAGGAGCTCTTCTCCGCCCATCACCTCGACTTCAAGGAAGAAATCATCGGCGGCCGAAGGTACGCCGTCGCGAAGCTGCGAGACATCGCCCTTTTCCCCACCGTGACGGGAGAACTGAAACTCGAGCCGTTGTCGATGATCTGTGACGTGCAGGCCGAACGGTCCCGCAGAAGTCTCTTCGACAGCTTTCTCTCCGATCCCTTCGACACGTTTTTCTCGAATACGCGCCAGATCAGGGTGGTGTCCGGCGAGCAGACCGTGCAGGTGCTGCCGCTGCCGGGCGAGGGCCGCCCCGACGGTTTCCGCAACGCGGTGGGCGACTTCTCGCTCAAGGCGATGGTGGATCAGGCCACCACGGAAGTGAACCAGCCCGTGACGCTGACGATCGAGCTGACCGGAGAAGGCAACCTGAAGACCGTGGAGGATCCCGAACTGCCGCCGCTCGGTGATTTCAAGGAATACCAGTCCGGCAACCGGGCGGAGTACGCGTCCGGCAGGCTGCGGATCTCCGGTACCAAGACCTGGGATCACGTGCTCATCCCCACGGTACCCGGCGACCATGCCATCGCTTCGCTGGCCTTTCCCTTCTTCGATCCCGATACGGACGCCTACCGGGTTACGACGACCGAACCGATAACGATTTCCGTCCTGCCGGCCAGCGGATCGCAGGCGGCCGTCGTCGGCATGCCGCGCAGATCGGTCGTCCGGCAGATCCGCGAAGATATCCAGTACATCAAACCCGAAACGGCCTACCTGGGCGACCAGGGCGAGGTCCTGTTCCGGTCGACCTGGTACTTGCTGCTGCATGTCTTGCCCGTCGCGGCGATCCTGGCGACGGTCCTGTACCGGTCCCACGCCCATCGCCTGCGGCGCGACACCAGTTTCGCCCGGCGGCGCCGGGCGAGAAGCACCGCCTTCGGCCTGCTGCGCCGGTCCCGGGAGCAGCTGGAACAGGGCGCGCTCGACCAGGCCTTCACCGGCATTTCTAACGCGTTGTACGGTTACGTCGCCGACAGGTGCAACCTGCCGACGGCCGGCCTGACGTCCCCCCGCGTCGTCGAACTGCTCAGGCAACGGGGCGTGGACGAAGACACGGCTGACCTGGTCAGGGACTGCCTGGACGCTTGCGACCTGGCCCGGTTTGCCCCGACGGCGCATACGGCGGAACACGCCGGCGACCTGCACGACAAAGCCCGGAACGGTATCGAAACCATCGAATCCCAGCTATCCCGAGACCGTTGA
- a CDS encoding aspartate kinase, whose amino-acid sequence MIVMKFGGTSVGGADAIRQVVEIVANYREHDMVVVLSAMSKVTDALRAMAAQACEGTEPTASLSALRKRHEETIHALAEGKEREQALEVCAGLIDELTGILHGITLLRELSPRSADLVSSFGERLSVVVVSAALRSAGLSSLPVDAREYVKTNERYTEAEVNFAETDRRLSADLAPMVSSARIPIVTGFIGSTDEGVTTTLGRGASDYTASLVASALQAEEVWIWTDVDGAMTADPRIVEDARVLKEISYLEASEMSYFGAKVLHPMTMLPAVKQEIPIRIRNTFRTGHSGTLITSRTRAAPLGVKAVTSIDRLCLIMVEGTSLSRTPDTHARLFKTTADRKTQVIMITQASSEHDICLVVGEGDGPGTVQALKEEFRHEVAEGSLEEISVQSDLAVVAVVGGGMKGTPGIAARTFGILGEQGINIIAIAQGSSELNISFIIGRDDLRKTVQLVHASFGLGGDGDFEHD is encoded by the coding sequence ATGATTGTCATGAAATTCGGCGGCACTTCCGTAGGCGGCGCGGACGCTATTCGTCAAGTCGTCGAGATCGTCGCGAACTACCGCGAACACGATATGGTGGTGGTCCTGTCCGCCATGAGCAAGGTGACCGACGCGCTCCGTGCCATGGCGGCGCAGGCCTGCGAGGGTACGGAGCCCACGGCCTCCCTTTCTGCGCTGAGGAAACGCCACGAGGAGACGATCCATGCCCTGGCCGAAGGAAAAGAGCGGGAACAGGCTCTCGAGGTCTGTGCCGGGCTCATCGACGAACTGACGGGCATCCTGCACGGCATCACACTGCTCAGGGAGCTTTCCCCCCGTTCGGCCGACCTGGTCAGCTCCTTCGGCGAGCGCCTTTCCGTGGTCGTCGTCTCGGCCGCGCTCAGGTCGGCCGGCCTGTCGTCCCTGCCCGTCGACGCGCGGGAGTATGTGAAGACGAACGAGCGCTACACCGAGGCGGAGGTTAATTTCGCCGAGACGGACCGGCGGCTTTCGGCGGACCTGGCGCCGATGGTATCGAGTGCTCGCATACCGATCGTAACGGGGTTTATCGGATCCACCGACGAAGGCGTGACCACGACCCTCGGGCGGGGCGCTTCGGACTACACCGCCTCCCTGGTCGCCAGTGCGCTGCAGGCTGAGGAAGTATGGATCTGGACGGACGTGGACGGCGCGATGACGGCCGACCCGAGGATCGTCGAGGACGCCCGCGTCCTCAAGGAGATTTCGTATCTCGAGGCCTCGGAGATGTCCTATTTCGGCGCCAAGGTACTCCATCCCATGACCATGCTGCCCGCGGTGAAACAGGAGATTCCCATCCGGATACGGAACACCTTCCGGACCGGGCACAGCGGTACGCTCATCACTTCGCGCACCCGCGCCGCACCGCTGGGCGTGAAAGCCGTAACGAGTATCGACCGGCTCTGCCTGATCATGGTCGAGGGCACCAGCCTGAGCCGGACGCCGGATACCCACGCGCGGCTGTTCAAGACCACGGCGGACCGCAAGACCCAGGTCATCATGATCACGCAGGCTTCCTCTGAACACGACATCTGCCTGGTCGTCGGCGAAGGAGACGGCCCGGGAACGGTCCAGGCGCTGAAGGAAGAATTCCGTCACGAGGTCGCCGAAGGCAGCCTGGAGGAAATCTCGGTTCAATCCGACCTGGCCGTGGTGGCCGTGGTCGGCGGCGGCATGAAGGGCACACCGGGCATCGCGGCCCGCACATTCGGCATTCTCGGCGAACAAGGAATAAACATCATCGCCATCGCCCAGGGTTCGTCGGAGCTGAACATTTCATTCATCATCGGCCGGGACGACCTGCGGAAGACCGTCCAACTGGTGCACGCGTCCTTCGGACTGGGAGGGGACGGAGATTTTGAGCACGATTAA
- the asd gene encoding aspartate-semialdehyde dehydrogenase, with protein MSTNEIKVGVLGATGAVGQRFVQLLEDHPWFRITAVAASERSAGKPYAEAVTWRLDTPVPESVRALPVALCEPGLDCDLVFSGLDSAVAGPIEAAFAAADYAVVSNSKNHRMDEDVPLLVPEVNGDHCAIIDYQRRRRGYNRGFIATNPNCSTIGLTMALKPIVERFGIRQVAVTTLQALSGAGYPGVPSLEILDNVLPYIGEEEDKMERETLKLLGRFRDNRIEHAGIVVSAQCNRVHVQDGHMECVSVALENKTDTNSLAEALRNHRGPPQELGLPFAPARPVIVRDEPDRPQPRMDRDAENGMAVTVGRIRPCPVLDMKFVLLSHNTVRGAAGTSILNAEFLRTQGYLD; from the coding sequence ATGTCGACGAATGAAATCAAAGTAGGGGTCCTTGGCGCTACCGGGGCGGTCGGGCAGCGGTTCGTCCAGTTGCTCGAAGACCATCCGTGGTTCAGGATAACCGCCGTCGCGGCCTCGGAGCGGTCTGCCGGCAAACCCTACGCGGAAGCCGTGACCTGGCGGCTGGACACGCCGGTCCCGGAGTCCGTGCGCGCGCTGCCCGTCGCGCTTTGCGAACCGGGACTGGACTGCGACCTGGTGTTTTCGGGCCTGGATTCCGCGGTGGCCGGTCCGATCGAGGCGGCCTTCGCGGCGGCCGACTACGCCGTCGTCAGCAATTCGAAGAACCACCGCATGGACGAGGACGTGCCGCTGCTCGTTCCCGAGGTCAACGGGGACCATTGCGCGATCATCGACTATCAGCGCAGACGCAGGGGGTATAACCGCGGGTTCATCGCGACCAATCCGAACTGCTCCACCATCGGCCTTACGATGGCGCTCAAGCCGATCGTCGAACGCTTCGGCATACGGCAGGTCGCGGTCACCACCCTGCAGGCCCTGTCCGGGGCCGGTTACCCGGGCGTCCCCTCCCTCGAGATCCTCGATAACGTGCTTCCCTACATCGGGGAAGAAGAAGACAAGATGGAGCGGGAAACCCTGAAGCTGCTGGGCAGGTTCAGGGACAACCGGATCGAGCATGCCGGGATCGTCGTGAGCGCGCAATGCAACCGGGTACACGTCCAGGACGGCCACATGGAATGCGTTTCCGTCGCCCTGGAGAACAAGACCGATACGAACAGTCTCGCCGAGGCGTTGCGCAACCACCGGGGACCGCCCCAGGAACTCGGCCTGCCCTTCGCTCCGGCGCGCCCGGTCATCGTACGCGATGAACCGGACCGGCCGCAGCCGAGGATGGACCGCGACGCCGAAAACGGCATGGCCGTGACGGTGGGCCGGATCCGGCCCTGTCCTGTGCTGGACATGAAATTCGTGTTACTTTCACACAACACCGTCCGGGGGGCCGCGGGTACGTCCATCCTGAACGCGGAGTTCCTGCGGACCCAGGGATACCTGGATTGA
- a CDS encoding VWA domain-containing protein, whose product MQFAQPEFLYLLAAAPLLVLFFAARFRRRREALRQLGEPELIGRLSRSTVARRQSVKAALLLFALICFVLALARPQFGTRSETVRQTGFSVMAALDVSNSMLAEDVRPNRLVRAKYAVRSLVGKLRNDRIGLVVFAGSAFLQCPLTTDYSIVDLFLDGIDTRTVGTQGTAIAEALRIAGRSFRQDHKGYKAVVLITDGEDHQEDPLAIASELAAQGVRVYVVGIGTPQGVPIPVTDEDGRVAGHMRDRSGAVVMSRLDESTLRHIAETTGGAYYRASPGGEEMDLVYDTIASLEKAEFESREFTQYVERFQYILFFGLLLLVADTVIRDRGLLDES is encoded by the coding sequence ATGCAGTTTGCACAACCTGAATTCCTCTATCTCCTGGCGGCCGCGCCCCTGCTCGTCCTGTTCTTCGCCGCGCGGTTCCGGCGCAGGCGCGAAGCCCTCAGGCAACTGGGAGAACCGGAACTGATCGGCAGGCTGTCCCGTTCAACCGTGGCGAGAAGACAGTCGGTCAAGGCGGCCCTCTTGCTCTTTGCCCTGATCTGTTTCGTGCTGGCCCTCGCCCGGCCGCAGTTCGGGACCCGGTCCGAAACCGTGCGCCAGACCGGGTTCTCGGTCATGGCCGCGCTGGACGTTTCCAACAGCATGCTGGCCGAGGATGTCCGGCCGAACCGCCTCGTACGGGCCAAGTACGCCGTCCGGTCCCTGGTTGGGAAGCTTCGTAACGACCGGATCGGCCTGGTGGTATTCGCCGGGTCCGCTTTTCTCCAGTGCCCGCTGACCACCGATTACAGCATCGTGGACCTCTTTCTGGACGGCATCGATACCCGGACCGTGGGTACCCAGGGTACGGCCATCGCGGAGGCGCTGCGCATCGCGGGCCGGTCGTTTCGGCAGGATCACAAGGGGTACAAGGCCGTCGTGCTGATCACCGACGGAGAAGACCACCAGGAAGACCCGCTCGCCATTGCTTCGGAACTGGCGGCCCAAGGGGTCCGCGTCTACGTGGTGGGCATCGGTACGCCGCAGGGCGTACCCATACCGGTCACGGACGAGGACGGCAGGGTCGCCGGCCACATGCGGGACCGGTCCGGCGCGGTGGTCATGAGCCGCCTGGACGAGTCCACGCTGCGACATATCGCGGAAACGACCGGAGGAGCCTACTACAGGGCCTCGCCCGGTGGAGAGGAGATGGACCTGGTATACGACACCATCGCATCACTGGAGAAAGCGGAGTTCGAGAGCAGAGAATTTACGCAGTATGTTGAACGTTTCCAGTATATATTGTTTTTCGGCCTGCTGCTCCTGGTCGCGGATACCGTGATCCGGGACCGCGGCCTGCTCGACGAATCGTAG
- a CDS encoding PspC domain-containing protein, giving the protein MEFFKHRRLYRLNEGKKIFGVCNGLADAFNLDPTLMRIGFFIAFLFSIGTVTLIYLFMAFIMPEGRPDLPAEDG; this is encoded by the coding sequence ATGGAGTTCTTCAAACATCGACGGCTGTACAGGCTGAATGAAGGCAAGAAGATCTTCGGCGTGTGCAACGGCCTTGCGGATGCCTTCAACCTGGACCCCACGCTGATGCGTATCGGGTTCTTCATCGCCTTTCTGTTTTCCATTGGAACGGTAACTCTGATCTACCTCTTCATGGCCTTCATCATGCCCGAGGGGCGTCCCGATCTTCCCGCAGAAGACGGATAG
- a CDS encoding aminotransferase class V-fold PLP-dependent enzyme translates to MFTSISDPQTQPIDPEDRAYWSQVRSQFMLEPGHAYLNNAALGMPPKPVRDAVAAGFRLMSENPSKAKRDFHGYIESELRPAMASFLGAETGEIALARNATEGLYHIVNGLGLAPGDGVLMTTQEHPSAVKPWKVRAERYGIEVREVHIPSPLVGADDILERISAAIDGRTKVLFFCHVTRGGYLYPVKRLCAMARDKGLISAVDGAQAVGMLHVDLAEVGSDLYTNSLHKWFLGPAGTGFLHVTRAMQPSFSTLYAPEAEPGGDARRYEIQGTYDLPVRAALGTALDFLNRIGIGNIERRLRMLSDYLRKALLEVPGLRLLTSLSHDISSPGSTIFEFDGIDAARWRGPMEEEAQLHVDDHDRDGHRGLRISTHYYNTTDEIDRCVEKLKEMARRDGR, encoded by the coding sequence ATGTTTACTTCCATTTCCGATCCGCAGACCCAGCCCATCGATCCCGAAGACCGGGCCTACTGGTCTCAGGTCCGGTCCCAGTTCATGCTTGAACCGGGCCACGCCTATCTCAACAACGCCGCCCTGGGCATGCCTCCCAAGCCCGTTCGGGATGCCGTCGCCGCGGGATTCCGCCTGATGTCCGAGAACCCGTCGAAGGCCAAGCGGGATTTCCACGGCTACATCGAGTCCGAGCTCAGGCCCGCCATGGCGAGTTTCCTGGGTGCGGAGACGGGTGAAATCGCCCTGGCGCGCAATGCGACCGAGGGACTCTATCATATCGTAAACGGACTGGGCCTGGCGCCGGGAGACGGGGTCCTGATGACTACGCAGGAGCATCCCAGCGCGGTGAAGCCCTGGAAGGTAAGGGCGGAGCGATACGGTATCGAGGTCCGGGAAGTCCATATCCCCAGCCCGCTGGTGGGAGCGGACGACATCCTGGAACGAATCTCCGCGGCGATCGACGGGCGGACGAAAGTGCTCTTCTTCTGTCACGTCACCCGGGGGGGTTACCTGTATCCGGTAAAAAGGCTCTGCGCCATGGCCAGGGATAAGGGGTTGATATCGGCCGTCGACGGCGCCCAGGCGGTGGGGATGCTGCACGTCGACCTGGCCGAGGTCGGCAGCGACCTGTACACCAACAGCCTGCACAAGTGGTTCCTCGGTCCCGCCGGCACGGGATTCCTCCATGTCACCCGCGCCATGCAGCCCTCCTTCAGCACCCTCTACGCGCCGGAGGCCGAACCCGGCGGCGACGCGCGCCGTTACGAAATCCAGGGAACCTACGACCTGCCCGTGCGCGCGGCCCTCGGCACCGCCCTGGATTTCCTGAACCGCATCGGAATTGGCAATATCGAGCGGCGCCTGCGCATGCTGTCGGACTACCTGAGAAAGGCCCTGCTGGAAGTCCCCGGGCTACGGCTGCTCACCAGCCTGTCCCACGACATCTCGTCTCCGGGTTCCACCATCTTCGAGTTCGACGGGATCGACGCGGCGCGGTGGCGCGGTCCCATGGAGGAGGAAGCGCAACTCCACGTGGACGATCATGACCGGGACGGCCATCGGGGCCTCCGCATCTCCACCCACTACTACAACACGACGGACGAAATCGACCGGTGCGTCGAGAAGCTTAAAGAAATGGCACGGCGGGACGGGCGTTAA
- a CDS encoding sigma-70 family RNA polymerase sigma factor → MRRPMDLSDEELVARAREGDRPAFARLVERHSVSVFNLTLRIVGNREDAEEAAQDVFVRAFRSLDRFRGDSRFSTWLYRIAVNVSLSSARRSRRDLSTTSLSEPEDDEDGLPMQLPDPSADPAERFEQAEFRDQVRNMVAALPPIYSAVISMYHMQSLSYDEIAEALELPIGTVKARLFRARAALRKLIYRSIEPDTLS, encoded by the coding sequence ATGAGGCGACCCATGGATTTGAGCGATGAGGAGCTCGTCGCAAGGGCCCGGGAGGGAGACCGGCCGGCCTTCGCCCGTCTCGTCGAACGGCACAGCGTTTCGGTGTTCAACTTGACGTTGCGGATCGTCGGGAACCGGGAAGACGCGGAAGAGGCCGCGCAGGACGTGTTCGTCCGCGCTTTCAGAAGTCTCGACCGGTTTCGCGGGGATTCCAGGTTCTCTACGTGGCTCTACCGCATCGCCGTAAACGTGAGTCTGAGTTCGGCGCGCCGTTCCCGGCGGGATCTGTCCACCACTTCCCTCTCGGAGCCTGAAGACGACGAGGACGGATTGCCGATGCAGCTGCCCGATCCGTCGGCGGACCCCGCTGAACGGTTCGAGCAGGCTGAATTCAGGGATCAGGTCAGGAATATGGTGGCGGCGCTTCCGCCTATTTACAGCGCAGTGATTTCGATGTATCATATGCAAAGCCTGTCTTACGACGAGATCGCGGAAGCGCTGGAGCTGCCGATCGGCACAGTCAAGGCCCGGTTGTTCCGCGCCCGTGCCGCGTTGCGGAAGCTGATCTACCGGTCCATCGAGCCCGATACGCTGAGTTAG